A part of Microbacterium terregens genomic DNA contains:
- a CDS encoding GAF and ANTAR domain-containing protein has translation MSTREDQLLQTVATLADSMVDDFDVVDLLQVLVEHCSELFDAVAAGILLVSPTGELEVIVSTSERSEFVEMMQLRAGEGPCVEAVATGRVVSVEDLRNVADRWPKFAADASRSGFASLHAIPMRLRESIIGSLNLFRDRVGTLNEPDAIAAKALADIATISILQQRLVEESILTQGQLQRALDSRVVIEQAKGYVAQSRGLDMDGAFQLIRSQARSTQTRLSVVAEDIVTGRLTV, from the coding sequence ATGAGCACACGGGAAGACCAGTTGCTGCAGACGGTGGCGACGCTGGCCGACTCCATGGTGGACGATTTCGACGTCGTCGATCTGCTGCAGGTCCTCGTCGAGCACTGCTCGGAACTCTTCGACGCTGTCGCTGCCGGGATACTTCTGGTCAGCCCCACCGGTGAGCTGGAGGTGATCGTCTCGACGAGCGAGCGCAGCGAATTCGTGGAGATGATGCAGTTGCGCGCTGGGGAAGGCCCGTGCGTGGAAGCGGTCGCGACCGGCCGGGTGGTGTCAGTCGAAGATCTTCGGAATGTCGCCGACCGCTGGCCCAAGTTCGCCGCTGACGCGAGCAGATCCGGGTTCGCCTCGCTGCACGCGATTCCGATGCGGCTCCGGGAGTCGATCATCGGCTCGCTGAACCTTTTTCGCGACCGAGTCGGAACGCTGAACGAGCCGGACGCGATCGCCGCGAAGGCCCTGGCCGACATTGCGACCATCAGCATCCTGCAGCAGCGACTCGTCGAGGAGTCCATCCTCACGCAAGGTCAATTGCAGCGCGCTCTGGACAGCCGCGTGGTGATCGAGCAGGCCAAGGGCTACGTCGCGCAGAGCCGCGGCCTTGACATGGATGGCGCGTTCCAGCTCATCCGCTCGCAGGCGCGATCCACCCAGACGCGACTCAGCGTCGTCGCCGAAGACATCGTCACCGGCCGGCTGACGGTCTAG
- a CDS encoding M23 family metallopeptidase, with the protein MWARPAKVTDAASVAPESPTVAPLADVESLVAVVNALAAATTEAPLATRRSRRTRQVTVAQAPATPTVVPAAPTTEPAPLLETVLVPAEPFELLEPEINQAAGPDDASAEALETDPIFGSADAASPLTAEEADAFEAAARLFSFTGETPVQSAAADDSTGSGQTGTVHVAPRRRRGVSFKRLTATSFSVGVMGIVGLLTVGMTMPADAVAGSNSADITTSRVASAHGDVHGHQGEIQAYVAPAEIENASLDRTETYSTLTMAQLASESGISNFSNFFINDPNSPIQWPFAVGVSISYGFGMRDGGMHEGADFTPGEGSPIQAIADGVVRESTDSGGAFGVHIVIDHIIDGELVSSSYSHMLYGSREVEVGDHVTVGTVIGHTGNTGRSFGAHTHFEILANGTTPIDPIPWLRAHAGG; encoded by the coding sequence GTGTGGGCGCGCCCGGCGAAGGTGACGGATGCCGCCTCTGTCGCACCGGAGAGCCCGACGGTCGCACCCCTCGCCGACGTCGAGTCACTCGTCGCCGTCGTGAACGCGCTCGCCGCCGCGACCACGGAGGCTCCGCTCGCAACCCGCCGCAGCCGCCGCACTCGTCAGGTGACCGTGGCGCAGGCGCCCGCGACGCCCACCGTCGTTCCCGCTGCGCCGACCACCGAGCCGGCACCGCTGCTCGAGACCGTGCTGGTCCCGGCTGAGCCCTTCGAGTTGCTCGAGCCCGAAATCAACCAGGCTGCAGGACCGGATGACGCGTCGGCTGAAGCCCTCGAAACCGATCCGATCTTCGGGTCCGCGGATGCGGCATCCCCCCTCACCGCCGAGGAGGCGGACGCGTTCGAGGCCGCTGCGCGGCTGTTCTCGTTCACCGGCGAGACCCCGGTGCAGTCCGCAGCGGCGGATGACTCGACGGGTTCGGGTCAGACCGGCACCGTGCACGTCGCTCCTCGCCGCCGACGCGGAGTCTCGTTCAAGCGGCTGACCGCGACATCGTTCTCGGTAGGCGTCATGGGCATCGTGGGTCTGCTCACGGTCGGTATGACGATGCCCGCGGATGCGGTTGCCGGATCGAACAGCGCCGACATCACGACCTCGCGCGTCGCGTCGGCTCACGGCGACGTCCATGGGCACCAGGGCGAGATTCAGGCCTATGTCGCACCGGCCGAGATCGAGAACGCAAGCCTCGACCGCACCGAGACCTACTCCACGCTCACGATGGCGCAGCTCGCGTCGGAGTCGGGGATCAGCAACTTCTCGAACTTCTTCATCAACGACCCGAACTCGCCCATTCAGTGGCCGTTCGCCGTCGGTGTGTCGATCAGCTACGGCTTCGGCATGCGTGACGGCGGCATGCACGAAGGCGCCGACTTCACGCCCGGCGAGGGCTCGCCGATCCAGGCGATCGCCGACGGGGTCGTTCGCGAGTCGACGGACTCCGGCGGAGCGTTCGGCGTGCACATCGTCATCGACCACATCATCGATGGCGAACTCGTCTCGAGCAGCTACTCGCACATGCTCTACGGTTCGCGAGAGGTCGAGGTGGGCGACCACGTCACCGTCGGAACCGTCATCGGTCACACCGGCAACACCGGTCGTTCGTTCGGCGCCCACACGCATTTCGAGATCTTGGCGAACGGCACGACGCCGATCGACCCGATCCCTTGGCTGCGCGCACACGCCGGCGGCTGA
- a CDS encoding GAF and ANTAR domain-containing protein: MGASGASGAAISTLGRPLGSQTICATSAVAARIDEIQIDLGEGPCWEALRTRQPVMEPDLQRRGGAEWPGAREALRALDIAGIYAFPLFVGNVSVGSVDLYSHDSQRLSRGAVEDVAVLAAVVSRHLLRRAMDDVDSADEGLADGPYSRREMHQASGMVAAQLSVGVDDALLIIRGHAFSSGRSVGEVAVDVVARRLNFNH; this comes from the coding sequence GTGGGAGCCTCAGGTGCCTCCGGTGCGGCCATCTCCACACTGGGGCGACCGCTGGGCAGTCAGACCATATGCGCCACGAGTGCGGTCGCCGCGAGGATCGACGAGATCCAGATCGACTTGGGCGAGGGGCCTTGTTGGGAGGCCCTGCGGACACGCCAGCCCGTGATGGAGCCCGATCTGCAGCGCCGCGGTGGCGCTGAGTGGCCCGGAGCGCGAGAGGCGCTGCGTGCCCTCGACATCGCCGGGATCTATGCATTCCCACTGTTCGTCGGGAATGTCAGCGTCGGGTCCGTCGACCTGTACTCCCACGATTCCCAACGGCTCTCGCGGGGCGCAGTCGAGGACGTCGCTGTTCTGGCTGCGGTCGTTTCCCGTCATCTGCTGCGCCGTGCCATGGATGACGTCGACAGCGCTGACGAAGGCTTGGCTGACGGCCCCTACTCGCGTCGAGAGATGCATCAGGCGTCGGGTATGGTCGCGGCGCAGCTCTCGGTCGGGGTGGACGATGCGCTGCTCATTATCCGCGGCCACGCATTCTCATCGGGCCGCAGCGTCGGCGAGGTCGCCGTAGACGTGGTGGCCCGTCGGCTGAACTTCAACCATTGA